One Kaistella polysaccharea DNA segment encodes these proteins:
- a CDS encoding DUF4407 domain-containing protein, producing MKNQKINPLNQVNHSMNWFQKFLMVCSGGNIHILKKTPSEWNKFSGIGGIVLFTAVFATLSAGYAMFTVFDDIWISVAFAILWGLMIFNLDRYIVSSIKKTGTWWNQILMAIPRLILAAFLGIIISKPLELKIFEKEVNKQLNTIIQRNKTQLQAEMNGRILQQSGPFDTEKKQIQTKIADYQKSYDSAAVELEKEILGKQSGLTSGKVGYGSNAERKAELKEQRRVDLENYQKQIAPRLEYLDKEVSKVYTNIEKERDKTETFEDQFNGFAARLQALDELGKNSAIIGVAAAFIMGLFISLEIAPVLVKLISSVGPYDHLLEKTENDFRLYSKEKIEKGNALTDHRIDDFRNNLGKDH from the coding sequence ATGAAAAATCAAAAGATAAATCCTTTAAATCAAGTTAATCATTCTATGAATTGGTTTCAAAAATTTCTCATGGTTTGCTCCGGCGGAAATATTCATATTTTAAAGAAAACGCCAAGTGAATGGAATAAGTTTTCCGGCATTGGCGGAATTGTACTTTTCACGGCAGTTTTTGCGACACTTTCGGCGGGTTACGCCATGTTTACGGTGTTTGATGATATTTGGATTTCCGTTGCTTTTGCAATTTTGTGGGGTTTAATGATTTTTAATTTAGACCGTTATATTGTTTCATCCATCAAGAAAACAGGAACGTGGTGGAATCAGATTTTGATGGCAATTCCTCGCTTAATTTTAGCGGCTTTTCTAGGTATCATTATTTCTAAACCTTTGGAATTAAAGATTTTCGAGAAAGAAGTCAATAAGCAATTGAACACCATTATTCAAAGAAATAAAACGCAGCTTCAAGCGGAAATGAATGGCAGAATTCTACAACAATCCGGACCTTTCGATACTGAAAAAAAGCAAATTCAAACCAAAATTGCAGACTATCAAAAATCCTATGATTCGGCTGCTGTAGAATTGGAAAAAGAAATATTAGGAAAACAAAGTGGTTTAACCAGCGGGAAAGTAGGCTATGGCTCGAATGCCGAAAGAAAAGCAGAATTAAAAGAACAACGACGCGTTGATTTAGAAAATTATCAGAAACAGATTGCCCCGCGCCTGGAATATCTGGATAAAGAGGTTTCGAAAGTTTATACCAATATCGAAAAGGAAAGAGATAAAACGGAAACTTTTGAGGATCAGTTTAATGGCTTTGCTGCAAGATTACAGGCGTTGGATGAACTCGGGAAAAACTCAGCCATCATTGGCGTTGCGGCAGCTTTTATTATGGGATTATTTATTTCACTCGAGATTGCACCGGTTTTAGTAAAATTGATATCTTCTGTCGGACCCTATGATCATCTGTTAGAAAAAACGGAAAATGATTTCAGGTTGTATTCTAAAGAAAAAATAGAAAAAGGAAATGCATTAACCGATCACCGAATTGATGATTTTAGAAATAATCTGGGAAAAGATCATTAA
- the ruvC gene encoding crossover junction endodeoxyribonuclease RuvC gives MQSEKIILGIDPGTTIMGFGIISVQGSKMELVSMHELILKKYPNHETKLKYIFERTLSLIDEFHPDEVALEAPFFGKNVQSMLKLGRAQGVAMAASLYRDVPITEYSPKKIKMAITGNGNASKEQVAGMLKTLLKLKEFPTKYLDASDGLAVAVCHHFNSGNVSQEKSYTGWDSFLKQNPDRLK, from the coding sequence ATGCAGAGCGAAAAAATAATTTTAGGAATTGATCCCGGAACCACTATTATGGGATTCGGAATTATTTCTGTTCAAGGAAGTAAGATGGAATTGGTTTCAATGCATGAATTGATTCTGAAAAAATATCCAAATCACGAGACCAAGCTCAAGTATATTTTCGAACGAACTTTGTCTTTAATTGATGAATTTCATCCTGATGAGGTTGCGCTCGAAGCTCCGTTTTTTGGCAAGAATGTGCAATCGATGCTGAAGTTGGGTCGCGCGCAGGGAGTTGCCATGGCGGCTTCATTATACCGAGATGTTCCGATCACGGAATATTCCCCTAAAAAAATTAAAATGGCCATCACGGGAAACGGAAATGCCAGTAAGGAGCAGGTTGCCGGAATGCTGAAAACCCTTCTAAAACTTAAAGAATTTCCGACGAAATATCTTGATGCATCTGATGGTTTGGCAGTTGCCGTCTGTCACCATTTCAATTCTGGAAATGTGTCGCAAGAGAAGTCCTATACGGGCTGGGACAGTTTTCTAAAGCAAAATCCCGATCGGCTGAAGTAA
- a CDS encoding fatty acid desaturase has protein sequence MTKEQEELIIQDLKDWKKLIKPYASPETGLAWKQIFNTILPFIGVFLLAAILYDYSLIATLLVSIVGGLFLTRVFIIQHDCGHQAFFPDRKKNDRTGFITSFLTCIPYKYWARSHNHHHSHQGQLDTRTIGDVNLLTVREYEALSKFEKFKYRIYRSFPVMFIIGPAYYIFIHNRIPFITLKGWDKERKMLLLTNVFLVLFFAVLGILLSLPNFDLMYGFKKLAFIYIPILLTFVFTAIWFFYMQHQHNPNYKAWKKDWEYVLAAIKGSSYYKLPAILNYFTGNIGYHHLHHLAPKVPFYKLKRCSQENPVFQKHVSEITFFGSLKYAFYTLWDEENDCMVKFSQLKEIRVKS, from the coding sequence ATGACCAAAGAGCAAGAAGAACTTATTATACAGGATCTTAAAGACTGGAAAAAACTAATTAAACCATACGCTTCACCCGAAACAGGACTCGCCTGGAAGCAGATTTTCAATACCATTTTACCATTTATCGGTGTATTTCTTTTGGCAGCAATTCTCTACGATTACTCGCTGATCGCTACATTATTGGTTTCAATTGTAGGCGGTCTTTTTTTAACGCGCGTATTTATAATTCAACATGATTGCGGACATCAAGCATTTTTCCCAGACCGGAAGAAAAACGACAGAACAGGTTTTATTACCAGTTTTCTCACGTGTATTCCTTATAAATATTGGGCTAGATCACACAATCACCATCACTCACATCAGGGACAATTAGATACCCGAACGATTGGCGATGTAAATCTTTTAACCGTTCGTGAATACGAAGCGCTTTCGAAATTTGAAAAATTCAAGTATCGTATTTATCGGTCATTTCCCGTCATGTTTATTATTGGCCCGGCGTATTATATTTTCATCCATAACCGTATTCCGTTTATTACTTTGAAAGGCTGGGATAAAGAGCGAAAAATGCTTCTTCTCACAAATGTTTTTCTTGTTTTATTTTTTGCGGTCTTGGGCATTTTATTATCATTACCCAATTTTGATTTGATGTACGGTTTCAAAAAATTGGCATTTATTTATATTCCAATTTTGCTCACTTTCGTATTTACAGCGATCTGGTTTTTTTATATGCAGCATCAGCACAACCCAAATTATAAAGCCTGGAAAAAAGACTGGGAATATGTTTTGGCCGCGATCAAAGGAAGCTCTTATTATAAATTACCTGCGATACTCAATTACTTTACAGGAAATATTGGATATCATCACCTGCACCATTTGGCGCCAAAAGTTCCCTTTTATAAACTGAAGAGATGCAGTCAGGAAAATCCGGTTTTTCAAAAACATGTTTCTGAAATTACTTTTTTTGGAAGTTTAAAATATGCTTTTTATACTCTTTGGGATGAAGAGAATGATTGTATGGTCAAATTTTCCCAACTAAAAGAAATTCGGGTTAAATCTTAA
- a CDS encoding DUF421 domain-containing protein, with product MNKIFFDTWEGLVSVAVTTILAYIILIFILRISGKRTLAKMNAFDFVVTIALGSILASVILNKSVPLVEGLLAAALLIGLQFCITYISVRSKKFKQKISSTPTLLYYKDEMLYDALKKERIAIGEINKSVREAGHADFEKINAIILEATGDITIISEEIKKEHEAMDDVEFINRR from the coding sequence ATGAATAAAATATTTTTCGACACTTGGGAAGGCTTGGTGAGTGTTGCAGTGACAACTATTCTTGCCTATATTATTTTGATTTTTATACTTCGAATATCTGGTAAAAGAACCTTAGCAAAAATGAATGCTTTCGATTTTGTTGTAACGATCGCTCTGGGCTCGATACTTGCATCTGTCATTTTGAATAAATCCGTTCCTTTAGTAGAAGGATTATTGGCTGCCGCATTACTTATCGGACTGCAATTCTGCATTACTTATATTTCTGTTCGCAGCAAAAAATTCAAGCAGAAAATTAGCAGTACTCCAACATTATTATATTATAAAGATGAAATGCTTTATGATGCTCTGAAAAAAGAACGGATCGCAATTGGAGAAATCAATAAATCTGTACGGGAAGCTGGCCATGCGGATTTTGAAAAAATTAATGCCATCATTTTAGAAGCTACCGGAGATATAACTATAATAAGCGAGGAAATAAAAAAAGAGCACGAAGCGATGGATGACGTAGAATTCATTAATAGGCGTTAA
- a CDS encoding endonuclease/exonuclease/phosphatase family protein, translated as MKTVKKILWGILYFVSGSLILCAIFSLFRNSSVRYFKMLDFPRIQFFIASIICLILLLLLVNSWKRYKIILVSGLVLGVGIHTFFLINYTGLVDVEVPSAEIVKNSDNHFSLLLANVKMTNRNSADLIKLIREKNPDLILGMEIDLWWNQQLKYLEKEYPYFQRVINDETYGMILYSKYPLENLKVNYLNNKKVPSFECLVTLKNGQKIDLHCLHPVPPMRFEDLPDNVGQRDIAMKKLGKEIQNNKYPIVVAGDMNDVVWAEVDELTGTKNILHDTRVGRGFLNTFNAENPFMRWPLDHVFVSKQFRLNTLERMPKIGSDHFPLFVRLSL; from the coding sequence ATGAAAACTGTAAAAAAAATTCTTTGGGGCATTTTGTACTTCGTTTCCGGAAGCCTTATTCTGTGCGCCATTTTTTCGCTTTTCAGAAATTCGAGTGTTCGATATTTTAAAATGCTGGACTTTCCTAGAATTCAGTTTTTTATTGCGTCAATAATTTGTCTAATTCTTCTGCTTTTACTTGTAAATAGTTGGAAACGGTACAAAATAATCCTGGTATCTGGACTTGTTTTGGGTGTAGGAATCCATACTTTTTTTCTGATAAACTATACCGGTTTAGTTGATGTTGAAGTTCCTTCTGCGGAAATTGTAAAAAATTCAGATAATCATTTCAGCTTGCTGTTGGCAAATGTGAAGATGACAAACAGAAACTCTGCGGATTTGATTAAATTAATCAGGGAGAAAAACCCGGATTTAATTTTAGGAATGGAGATCGACCTCTGGTGGAATCAACAGTTAAAGTATTTGGAAAAAGAATATCCTTATTTTCAACGGGTCATTAATGACGAAACGTATGGAATGATTTTGTACAGCAAATATCCCTTAGAAAATCTGAAAGTTAATTATTTGAATAATAAAAAAGTTCCGTCTTTTGAATGTCTGGTAACACTTAAAAATGGTCAGAAGATAGATTTGCATTGTCTGCATCCTGTGCCACCTATGCGTTTTGAAGATTTACCTGATAATGTAGGCCAAAGAGACATTGCCATGAAAAAGCTGGGCAAAGAAATTCAGAATAACAAATATCCTATCGTAGTTGCTGGCGATATGAACGATGTGGTTTGGGCAGAAGTTGATGAGTTAACCGGGACAAAAAATATATTACATGATACCCGGGTGGGACGTGGATTTTTAAACACCTTTAATGCAGAAAACCCTTTCATGCGTTGGCCTTTGGATCATGTTTTTGTGAGCAAGCAATTTCGGCTCAACACGCTGGAAAGAATGCCGAAAATCGGGTCAGATCATTTTCCGCTTTTTGTGAGGTTAAGTCTGTAA
- a CDS encoding serine hydrolase domain-containing protein — MNIKSILFLLILVFSFSCKSEAEKIADQTSVRNAIIDSTIILFQKNLLKSHIDSVFARTQFNGSVSVRQNNKVLYERQNGFDDFNKKKKLDSNSVFAIASLSKQFTAVLILIQEDAGKLSTEDKVSKYLVEFKPNQFQNITIKELLNHTSGIRDFGSGLLSKPGTEFHYSNKGFHYLGQIIEKVSGKSYDENAVELFKKVGMTNSSTSNIFKGDNFASAHTGNVQNFSKVDNMPKRLSNTEISVPAGGILSSADDLHRWNYALYNGKILKPSSLSKYIEKSSDRKHPILGKMGYGFGIMMNIGKPDAYFHTGYVKGSPSLNIYYPETKTSVVILSNIADETKGKNAIFIPHKEIKQVTDVIQNAVIDLRKDL; from the coding sequence ATGAATATCAAATCTATTCTGTTTCTGCTCATTCTTGTCTTTTCATTTTCCTGTAAATCGGAAGCTGAAAAAATCGCCGACCAAACTTCGGTACGAAATGCCATCATTGACAGCACCATTATATTGTTTCAAAAGAACTTATTAAAATCGCATATTGATTCTGTTTTTGCAAGAACTCAATTTAATGGAAGCGTCTCTGTTCGCCAGAACAATAAAGTTTTGTACGAAAGACAAAACGGTTTTGACGATTTTAATAAAAAGAAAAAATTGGATAGTAATTCGGTTTTTGCAATTGCGTCTTTAAGTAAACAATTTACGGCAGTTCTAATTTTAATTCAGGAAGATGCGGGAAAACTTTCTACGGAAGACAAAGTTTCAAAGTATTTGGTAGAATTTAAGCCGAATCAATTTCAAAATATTACGATTAAAGAATTACTGAATCATACGTCTGGCATCAGGGATTTTGGCAGTGGATTGCTTTCCAAACCCGGAACTGAATTCCATTATTCCAATAAAGGATTTCATTATTTAGGACAAATTATTGAAAAGGTTTCAGGGAAATCGTACGATGAAAATGCCGTGGAATTATTTAAAAAAGTGGGCATGACAAATTCTTCAACCTCAAATATATTTAAAGGAGATAACTTTGCTTCCGCGCATACTGGAAATGTCCAAAATTTTTCAAAGGTTGACAATATGCCGAAACGTCTTTCAAATACCGAAATTTCGGTTCCTGCAGGTGGAATATTATCTTCAGCTGATGATTTGCATCGATGGAATTACGCGCTCTACAACGGAAAAATTTTGAAACCGAGCTCGTTGAGTAAATACATAGAAAAATCATCCGACAGAAAACACCCGATTTTGGGCAAAATGGGCTACGGATTTGGCATCATGATGAATATTGGAAAGCCCGACGCTTACTTCCACACCGGTTATGTAAAAGGTTCACCGTCCTTAAACATTTATTATCCGGAAACGAAAACTTCTGTCGTTATTTTATCGAATATTGCCGATGAGACCAAAGGTAAAAATGCGATTTTTATTCCTCATAAAGAGATCAAGCAAGTTACAGACGTCATTCAAAATGCTGTAATTGATTTGCGGAAAGATTTATAA
- a CDS encoding GlcG/HbpS family heme-binding protein: MNITLSQAEKLIAAAKEKAIAIDCTMNIAVVDSGANLVAFARMDGAWLGSLDISIKKAKTARFFDMNSGEIGKLSQPGESLYNIEHSNGGLITFPGGVLVKNAEGEIIGAIGVSGSAVENDHAVAEAGAAALS, encoded by the coding sequence ATGAATATTACCTTATCACAAGCAGAAAAATTAATCGCAGCTGCCAAAGAAAAAGCAATAGCAATCGATTGTACAATGAATATCGCCGTGGTTGACAGCGGAGCCAATTTGGTCGCCTTTGCCAGAATGGATGGTGCTTGGTTGGGATCTTTGGACATTTCCATTAAAAAAGCAAAAACCGCCAGATTCTTTGATATGAATTCTGGAGAAATTGGAAAATTGTCTCAGCCTGGAGAATCGCTTTATAATATCGAACACTCCAATGGTGGACTGATCACTTTTCCTGGCGGAGTTTTAGTAAAAAATGCAGAAGGTGAAATTATTGGTGCAATCGGCGTAAGCGGAAGTGCTGTAGAAAATGATCATGCAGTTGCAGAAGCGGGAGCAGCAGCACTTTCATAA